CGGCAAGGTTTATCGGTTATGATGCGCTGTCTCACCAATATGGGAAAGACTCGCCTGAGGCAATGCGGTGTCTAAAGGAGCTGCTTACGTATCTCGATCAAATCGAGCAAATGTTGAAAAAGACACAAAAACCATTCAACCTGATCATTTTCTCGGATCATGGTCAAAGCGACATTCACTCGTTTTTTTATCCGAATGAGATTTTGGCTAAAAGCCAGTGGAAGCAGCATTTTCGAAACAAACAAATCAGATTCGTCGGGGACGGCAGCGGGGCGTTGTTATTTTATAGCTCGTTAGATCATCAGCAAAACAAAGAAATCATGGCGTTTTTTGAACAGATGCCAGAAGTGCATCACTTCTATGAGCTAGCAGAGGAGACTCCTTCAGCGTGCAGGCCATTCGGTATCCTCGATTTGAAGCATGCGGTATGCGGCGAAGATATCGCGTTTCCCGAACAGCCGAAATACAAGGAGATGAAAAGCCTACACGGGTATCATCCCGCGAATGTCGATGAGATGAATGGATTTCTCTTGTGCTTAGGGGATGCGTTTACGAAAAGCAAAGTGATGGAAGAAGCAAACATCGAAAACATTGCACCCACACTGGCGCAGTTGTTCCGAATCGCTCATCCATGTGACGGGCAACCGATCAAAGACATCTTCAAGGAGTACGAGTAAATGGGCAGACCAATCAGCAAAACGATCAAGGATAACGCATGGTCGCTGGGGTTACTTTTGCCGACACTGATTCCGTTAGTTATTTTTTGGATCTACCCCATGATCAAAACGTTCCAAATCAGTTTTACCGACTGGAACTATATTTCACCTGACTACGACTACGTAGGGCTGGAAAACTACCAAAACTTGATGAGCGACGCTTTCTTTGGGAAGGTGCTGCTGAACACGTTGGTGTTTACCTTTTTTACAGTCGTTCCGCCGATTCTTTTCGGGCTGTTCGTAGCGATCCGGTTAAACAAAATACAGAAGCTTCGCCATTTCTTTGTCGCGAGTGCATTTTCATCGTGGATGACGCCGACTGTGGTCGTGTCCATGGTATGGGTCAGCATATTCGATACCGATTCGGGGATTGTCAATTATGTCCTGAAAGGTATCGGTATGGAGCCAGTGAAGTGGCTGGGTGGACAAACGACAGCGATGATTGTCGTCATTATCGTCACCATCTGGCAGTACATGGGGCTGGGTATCTTGCTACTTTCCTCTGCTCTCGCAAAATTGGACCCGGAAGTAGAGAAAGCGAATGATTTGGATGGAGGGAGAGGATTACGAAAATTATTCAGAATCACCTTGCCTGCGATCTCACCGATTCTTGTTTTTCTGTTCGTCTTTTTTACACTGAATTCTCTCAAAGCCTATGATCAGATTTATATTTTGACGCAGGGCGGACCTTCAGGAGCGACTTCGACCATCTTGTACTACTTCTACGTGCTCGCTTTTGAATATTTTGAAACTGGACCAGCATCAGCGTTGGCGATGATTTTTTTGGTCATGTGTCTCTTGATCAGCGCAGTGAATTTCTTCTTGTCCAAACTACTGTTTACCAAATGAGGTGGGAGCTTTGTCCTTGGCAAAATTAAAAACAGGCATAAATTATGCAATGTTAATTTTGTTAAGCGTGCTGATGGTGTTTCCGTTTCTCTGGATGTTCTTGATTTCGATCAAGCCCAAAAGCGAGGTGTACAGCGGGAGCCTGCTGCCTTCCAGCTTTCAGTTTGAGAATTACATCCGCGTATTTACGGAAACGAAGATGCTGCTTTATTTGTGGAACAGCATTTCTGTCAGCCTGATCATCATCGTTTTTCAAATTTTCACCGCGATTTTTGCGGCATATGTTTTCGCGACGGCGCAGAAAAGATGGGTTCGGTACTGTTTCGTGCTTATTTTGGCGACGTACATGCTTCCATCTGCAGTAACGTACATTCCATCCTTTATTTTGCTGTCCAAAGCGAATTTGCTAGATACGCACATCGGTTACATTCTCAGCGAGCTCATCAGCATCTTCGCCATCTTTTTCCTGAGGCAATCATTTGCGCAGGTGCCAAAGGATGTGGTGCATGCTGCCAAGCTGGATGGGGCGGGGCATCTACGACTCATTTTCACCGTGTATATCCCGTATTGCAAAAACGCGATTGCTTCGCTGGTGTTGATCACTTTTATTTACAGCTACAACAACTATATGTGGCCCTCGCTCTTGATCAAGTCCGAGGAAAACATGTTCGTCACGATTGGATTGCGGCGATTGTTTATGAGCCAGGCAGGCTACGGGATGGACTTCCCACTGGCGATGGCAGCGTGTGCGATTTCACTGGCACCTATGCTGATCCTGCTCGCAATCGCAAGCAAAAGAATTATTCATTCCATGGCTAATCTGTATGTCAACAAATAGACCAAGACAGCTATTTACTGGGAGGAGTCATTGTGAAAAATCGGAAGCGAAACACCAAGAGCGTCATTTTTTCCATCCTGAGTTCTGCGCTTATTTTTACCGGAGCCGTCGGTTGTTCGAACAATGCTGCGTCTGACAGCAACGCAAATGCACCATCCAGCCCGAACGAGAAAATCAAGCTGGAGTTCTACTACGGACTCGGCGGCAAGCTCGGGGAGACGATGCAAAAAATCGTGCAGGACTTCAACAGCAGCAATGAAAAATACGAAGTCGTTCCGATTGTCCAAGGTGACTACAGCGAGACGTTGCAGGCACTCCAGGCCTCGCTGGCAGCAGGCAAGCCCCCAGCCTTGGCGATCAATGCGTATCCGGAATTTATGAAGCTGGCGAAAAGCGAAGCATTGCTGCCGTTGGATGAGCAAATCAATCAGCCGGAGTATAAAAAGGACGATGTTCTGCTGCTAGAGCAAGGGAAGTACAACGATGCGATGCTGGGTGTTCCTGCCTATGTCAGTACACAAATGATGTACTACCGTAAAGATATTTTTGACAAATACAAGATTGACTACAATGCGCTCACGAGCTTCGAGCAATTGGCGGATGCAGCCAAGCTCATCAAAGAAAAAGAAGGAATCAACGGCTGGTCCATCATGTGGTACACGGAGCATATGATCGACTATGCTCGTTCTGCTGGCGGCGATATCGTGAGCGAAGACGGCAATACTGTTACGATCGACTCGGAGGAATGGGTGTATGCGTGGGACAGCATTCGCAAGTACATTCATGAGGACAAAATCATGGATACCGTCTATGGCGGCAATGGCTGGGAATGGTGGTACAAAACCATCGACAACGTGATGAACGGAAAATCCGCAGGTTACACAGGCTCTTCTGGTGATGGGGGCGATCTGGATTTCACCAAGGTAGCAACTGGCATGCAAAAAGGCTTCAATGGACAACCACCTAGACCTGTCGCGATTTCTGTCATGTTCAACCTGTTCAAAGCATCCTCGAAAGAACAGCAAGAGGGCGCGTGGGAATTCGTGAAGTACTTCTCGGAAGCAGAAAAAACAGCGTACTGGGCCGTACAGACAGGCTATATTCCGATTCGGGACAGCGCCGTGAACACAGAAATTTACCAAAACAAATTGAAAGAAAATCCGTACTTCTCAATACCTTTGGAACAAGCGAAAACGAACGGAATTGCTCCTTTTGTAGACCCGACAGGCGGCAAAATTTATGCAGAAATTGAGTTGGCGAAGGACAAGGTGCTGATCGAAAATATTCCTGCCGCAGAAGCGCTCAAAGTGGCGAAGGAAAAGGCACAAAAAGAACTCGACAAAGCACTGAAGCAATAAATCATAAAACATAGCGAACAGGAGAGATGGAAAAATGAAAAACGGTATCGCATTGGCTGTATTTGATCTGGCAGGAACGTTGGTAGAGGACGATAACGCCGTGAGAGATTGTCTGCATAAAGCGGCTGTGGAATACGGATTAAACGTGACACCAGATGAAATCAGCACGCACATGGGAACGAACAAAATTCATCTCTATCAATATTTGATTGCGAGAACAAAAGGAAATAGGATCGACTTCAAAAACTTTGAAATCGATATCGACAACTCTTCGTTCGAGGACGCTGTCAAACTGTACGAACGCTATACCGAATACATGATTGCGTTTTATCAGGAAAATTGCCGCGAAATCAAAGGCGCAACCGAAATACTGAAATGGTGCCAAGAAAATGGCATCAAAGTAGCGACTGGGACAGGCTTCCATAAAGACATCAACAGCGTCATCATGGAGTCGCTCGGATGGGTGAAGGACGGATTGATCGATTACGCAGTAGACCTGGATATGGTACCAGAAGGCAAAGGACGCCCGGCTCCGTTCATGATTTTCAAGGCAATGGAATATTTGAACGTGCAAAACGTCAGACAAGTCATCAAGCTCGGCGATACGCCAGCGGATATGCTTGAAGGCTACAACGCAGGCTGCAAAGCAGTCATCGGCGTGATGCAAGGCTCGACCCCAATCGAGGTATGGGGCAAGTACTATCATACACATGTGCTCGACACGGTAAAAGAGCTGCCAGAGCTGATTCTGTCCGGTAAAATCGTATGATTTACCCTGTGGAGAAGATGGCGAGTATCGGCATAGTCTTGCCTAAGCTGTTTCCTTTTTCACAAAGCAGACCTGAACAAATGCTTCCGAGTCTCCTTGCGATCCTGGAAGACCCATTCTTCACAGCGGTAGAAGTCTCCTATATCGCGGACAAAGAGACGAGGCAGCTCGCCGCAAAGTATATGGCGTACAGCGGAGTCGAGGTTATTTTCAACGGCGGAGATGCAGCCCGAGAATTGCAGATTGATCTCAGCTCCTTGGACCCGGTCGTTCGCAA
This genomic stretch from Brevibacillus sp. DP1.3A harbors:
- a CDS encoding alkaline phosphatase family protein, whose protein sequence is MNVLISLDGISYQSFEPYAQHWIEKGYSFCQKLITTFPSVTFTAHAAAMTGSQPGKHGVFDNIVARPETMERVALYGDHEILCNEALHKQTIFYSLARQAGTSCCIHWPMTSGNPYIHHLITESGSKKKLKSKVSVEEIDHVALTETMRAIKTETYDFIAARFIGYDALSHQYGKDSPEAMRCLKELLTYLDQIEQMLKKTQKPFNLIIFSDHGQSDIHSFFYPNEILAKSQWKQHFRNKQIRFVGDGSGALLFYSSLDHQQNKEIMAFFEQMPEVHHFYELAEETPSACRPFGILDLKHAVCGEDIAFPEQPKYKEMKSLHGYHPANVDEMNGFLLCLGDAFTKSKVMEEANIENIAPTLAQLFRIAHPCDGQPIKDIFKEYE
- a CDS encoding carbohydrate ABC transporter permease gives rise to the protein MGRPISKTIKDNAWSLGLLLPTLIPLVIFWIYPMIKTFQISFTDWNYISPDYDYVGLENYQNLMSDAFFGKVLLNTLVFTFFTVVPPILFGLFVAIRLNKIQKLRHFFVASAFSSWMTPTVVVSMVWVSIFDTDSGIVNYVLKGIGMEPVKWLGGQTTAMIVVIIVTIWQYMGLGILLLSSALAKLDPEVEKANDLDGGRGLRKLFRITLPAISPILVFLFVFFTLNSLKAYDQIYILTQGGPSGATSTILYYFYVLAFEYFETGPASALAMIFLVMCLLISAVNFFLSKLLFTK
- a CDS encoding ABC transporter substrate-binding protein gives rise to the protein MKNRKRNTKSVIFSILSSALIFTGAVGCSNNAASDSNANAPSSPNEKIKLEFYYGLGGKLGETMQKIVQDFNSSNEKYEVVPIVQGDYSETLQALQASLAAGKPPALAINAYPEFMKLAKSEALLPLDEQINQPEYKKDDVLLLEQGKYNDAMLGVPAYVSTQMMYYRKDIFDKYKIDYNALTSFEQLADAAKLIKEKEGINGWSIMWYTEHMIDYARSAGGDIVSEDGNTVTIDSEEWVYAWDSIRKYIHEDKIMDTVYGGNGWEWWYKTIDNVMNGKSAGYTGSSGDGGDLDFTKVATGMQKGFNGQPPRPVAISVMFNLFKASSKEQQEGAWEFVKYFSEAEKTAYWAVQTGYIPIRDSAVNTEIYQNKLKENPYFSIPLEQAKTNGIAPFVDPTGGKIYAEIELAKDKVLIENIPAAEALKVAKEKAQKELDKALKQ
- a CDS encoding HAD hydrolase-like protein, translating into MKNGIALAVFDLAGTLVEDDNAVRDCLHKAAVEYGLNVTPDEISTHMGTNKIHLYQYLIARTKGNRIDFKNFEIDIDNSSFEDAVKLYERYTEYMIAFYQENCREIKGATEILKWCQENGIKVATGTGFHKDINSVIMESLGWVKDGLIDYAVDLDMVPEGKGRPAPFMIFKAMEYLNVQNVRQVIKLGDTPADMLEGYNAGCKAVIGVMQGSTPIEVWGKYYHTHVLDTVKELPELILSGKIV
- a CDS encoding carbohydrate ABC transporter permease; translation: MAKLKTGINYAMLILLSVLMVFPFLWMFLISIKPKSEVYSGSLLPSSFQFENYIRVFTETKMLLYLWNSISVSLIIIVFQIFTAIFAAYVFATAQKRWVRYCFVLILATYMLPSAVTYIPSFILLSKANLLDTHIGYILSELISIFAIFFLRQSFAQVPKDVVHAAKLDGAGHLRLIFTVYIPYCKNAIASLVLITFIYSYNNYMWPSLLIKSEENMFVTIGLRRLFMSQAGYGMDFPLAMAACAISLAPMLILLAIASKRIIHSMANLYVNK